The sequence CCCTACACAGATCCGTGCGGTTCTGGACTGGGAGATGGCCACTGTGGGCGACCCCCTGATGGACCTGGGATGTTCCATGGCCTACTGGGTGGAGGCGGGGGACCCGCCAGAGATGAAGATGCTCAGGCAGATGCCGACCCATCTGCCGGGCATGTGGAGCCGGCGCCAGCTGGTGGCCTACTACGGTGAGCAGACCGGCCTGGATGTCAGTGGTTTTGCCTATTACTACATCTTTGGCCTGTTCCGCCTGGCGGCCATTGTCCAGCAGATCTGGTATCGCTATGTGGAGGGCAGCCGTAAACACCCCGCTTTCGCCCGTTTTGGCGAGATGGCTGCGGTATTGATGGACAGGGCAGCGGCAGAGATTGATGAGCTGGAGCAGGTGGCCGGGCGCCCGGCGCTGTTGCAAAAGATTGAAGGCTCAGGCCTGCTCTCTCTTGAGGGTAAGGTGGCCCTGGTTACCGGCGCCAGTCGGGGCATCGGCGAGGCGGTGGCCCGCTTGTACGCCGCCCATGGTGCCAAGGTGATCCTCTCCAGCCGTGATCAGGACGCCCTGGACCTTGTGGCCGCGGACATACGCGAGAGTGGCGGAGATGCCAGGGCGATTGCCTGTCATGGCGGCGACAGCGCCCAGATGCAGCAGTTGTTTGAGCGCATCGACGCCGACTATGGCCGATTGGACATCTTGGTAAACAACGCCGCAGCCAACCCCTATTTTGGCCACATTCTGGATACCCCCAGAGAGGCGATGGCGAAAACCATCGAAGTGAATCTGGCCGGATACTTCCAATTTGCCCAGCTGGCGGGACAGAGAATGCGAGAGCAGGGGGGCGGGGTGATCATCAACACCGCTTCGGTCAATGGCCGCGTTCCGGCACCCGGACAGGGGATCTACTCCATCACCAAGGCAGCAGTAAACAGCATGACCGCCGCTTTTGCCAAGGAGTGCGCCCGCTACAACATTCGGGTGAACGCGGTCCTGCCGGGGTTGACGGAGACCAAGTTTGCGTCGGCGTTAACCGACAACCCGGCTCTGCTCAGGCAGATCCTGGGACTGATTCCCCAGGGCAGGGCGGCGCAGCCCGGCGAAATTGCGCCTGCCTTCCTGTTCCTGGCGTCCGATGCGGCGGCCTATATCACCGGCATCGAACTGCCGGTGGATGGTGGGTATCTGGCCTGATCCTCAGGCTGGAGTTGTACGTAAATCAATGGGCTGAATAGGAGAGAGTGATGAAGCGGTTGTTCTTTGTTTTTGCCCTGTTGCTGGCTGGCTGTTCGTCGGCTCCTGAGGGGATCGAGCCGGTGCGCCCCTTTGAGCTGGAGCGTTACCTGGGCACCTGGCATGAGGTGGCCAGGCTGGATCACAGCTTTGAGCGTGGACTGACGAATGTGACTGCCGAATACTCCATGCGAGAGGATGGGGGCATCCACGTGGTGAACCGCGGCATTCGCCAAGAGACCGGTGAGGTGAGCGAAGCCATAGGCCGGGCTTATCCTGTGGGTCAGCCCGATGTGGCTCACCTCAAGGTCTCCTTCTTTGGCCCCTTCTTCGGCGCCTATGTGGTGTTCGAGTTGGATCCTGAGTATCAATACGCCTTTGTCAGCGGGCCCAACCGGGACTACCTGTGGTTGCTGGCGCGTACGCCCAAGGTGTCTGAGGCGGTGATGACCCGTTTCAGGTCGCGGGCCGTGGAATTGGGGTTTGATCTGCAGCCGCTGATCGTCAACCCCTAATGCCTGTCAGTCTCGCCACTTGATGGAGCACCCCATGCTGGGGTGCTGCTCTTGTGGGCCGGCGCCGGTTTCAGCAATCATTCGCATGGCGTTGAGCAGTTCGGGGGTTCGGTTTGTGTCATCGCCCATTTTGGCGTCGTCCAGCCGCCCCCGGTACTGCAGCTCCCCACGGGCGTTGAAGCCGAAGAAATCTGGCGTACAGACGGCATCAAACGCCTTACCCACAGCCTGATCCTCATCCACCAGGTAGAGGAAGGGAAAGTCGTGTTTTCTGGCAAACTCCACCATATTTTGCGGCGCATCCTCCGGGTAATCCCGGTAATCGTTGGACATCACCGCCACCACGTTAATCCCTTCTTTCATCAGCTGCCTGGTGTCTGCGGCAAGCCGATGGGCGATCCGTTTTACATAGGGGCAGTGGTTGCAGATAAAGATCACCAACAATCCCTTGCTGCCCAGGTGGTCACTCAGGGTAAAGGGGATGCCGTGAGGGTCGCTCAGGGTGAAATCCGGGGCCTTCCAACCAAAATTGCAGACAGGGGTGTCCATTAGCATATCAAGCTCCTGTGGGCTGTTAGCCAATCTGAGTCATCTCATGAACGGTGAAGCTTTCGACGGCGCCTTCGACCGCGGCCAGGTATGCCTTAAGGTGATCGTTGGCCATAT is a genomic window of Ferrimonas sp. YFM containing:
- a CDS encoding glucose 1-dehydrogenase; protein product: MLSLEGKVALVTGASRGIGEAVARLYAAHGAKVILSSRDQDALDLVAADIRESGGDARAIACHGGDSAQMQQLFERIDADYGRLDILVNNAAANPYFGHILDTPREAMAKTIEVNLAGYFQFAQLAGQRMREQGGGVIINTASVNGRVPAPGQGIYSITKAAVNSMTAAFAKECARYNIRVNAVLPGLTETKFASALTDNPALLRQILGLIPQGRAAQPGEIAPAFLFLASDAAAYITGIELPVDGGYLA
- a CDS encoding lipocalin family protein, with protein sequence MKRLFFVFALLLAGCSSAPEGIEPVRPFELERYLGTWHEVARLDHSFERGLTNVTAEYSMREDGGIHVVNRGIRQETGEVSEAIGRAYPVGQPDVAHLKVSFFGPFFGAYVVFELDPEYQYAFVSGPNRDYLWLLARTPKVSEAVMTRFRSRAVELGFDLQPLIVNP
- a CDS encoding thioredoxin family protein, with amino-acid sequence MLMDTPVCNFGWKAPDFTLSDPHGIPFTLSDHLGSKGLLVIFICNHCPYVKRIAHRLAADTRQLMKEGINVVAVMSNDYRDYPEDAPQNMVEFARKHDFPFLYLVDEDQAVGKAFDAVCTPDFFGFNARGELQYRGRLDDAKMGDDTNRTPELLNAMRMIAETGAGPQEQHPSMGCSIKWRD